The following coding sequences lie in one Eleginops maclovinus isolate JMC-PN-2008 ecotype Puerto Natales chromosome 21, JC_Emac_rtc_rv5, whole genome shotgun sequence genomic window:
- the LOC134883776 gene encoding probable G-protein coupled receptor 141 isoform X1, with translation MPHFHTHKSDHLSVLLRTKHVLSSALTSMMTSNFSMSPSNSSDTKDYHTVLLVINSVVLLSGIISLSLMIHIMRFSAKSITSTAVLNLIFTHFVFLLTVPFRIYYYATQDWKLGHEWCRVISGMIHIHMYMSFLFYVIILVTRLLSFYYNYEVVASFQRFHGLLVSGVVWTVVLVVVPCIMCFAYGKKDVIPSSGGDRNTTQCFKFGKNIGDNAKVFNYIVSTLIILVAAVLTGLQANVLRVLYKKHREGCSSQQDFGAQQKSLCFALVMVVCFIPYHMFRLKYINDIYLENVNEVFLTLTTFNCLDMLTFLGRRTWFMCCPKVAF, from the exons ATGcctcattttcacacacacaagagcGATCATCTGTCAGTTCTTCTGAGAACTAAACA CGTGCTATCTTCGGCCTTAACCTCCATGATGACCTCAAACTTCTCAATGAGCCCCTCAAACTCCTCGGATACTAAAGACTACCACACAGTCCTCCTGGTCATCAACTCAGTGGTTCTACTCAGCGGCATCATCAGCCTGAGCCTGATGATACACATCATGAGGTTCAGTGCCAAATCCATCACCTCCACCGCTGTGCTCAACCTCATCTTCACCCactttgtcttcctcctcactgTGCCCTTCAGGATTTACTATTACGCCACTCAAGATTGGAAGCTGGGCCACGAGTGGTGCAGAGTGATCAGCGGCATGATCCACATCCATATGTATATGTCATTTCTGTTCTACGTGATCATCCTCGTCACACGCTTGTTGTCATTCTACTACAACTATGAGGTCGTGGCTTCCTTCCAGAGATTTCACGGTCTCCTCGTCAGTGGAGTGGTGTGGACGGTGGTGCTCGTTGTGGTCCCTTGCATCATGTGTTTTGCCTATGGCAAGAAAGATGTAATTCCAAGCAGTGGAGGCGACAGAAATACCACTCAGTGCTTCAAATTTGGCAAAAACATAGGAGATAATGCAAAGGTGTTCAACTACATCGTAAGCACACTCATCATATTGGTAGCTGCAGTGCTGACAGGCCTCCAAGCCAACGTCCTGAGGGTTTTATACAAGAAGCACCGCGAGGGGTGCAGCTCCCAGCAGGACTTCGGGGCTCAGCAGAAGAGTCTGTGCTTCGCTCTCGTCATGGTCGTCTGCTTCATCCCCTACCACATGTTCCGGCTGAAATACATAAATGATATCTACCTGGAGAACGTCAACGAGGTGTTTCTGACTCTGACCACTTTCAATTGTTTGGACATGCTCACCTTCTTGGGCAGGAGAACCTGGTTCATGTGCTGCCCCAAAGTGGCTTTTTGA
- the pign gene encoding GPI ethanolamine phosphate transferase 1 — translation MRMITFLLVGLIVHVVFFVSIFDIYFTSPLVHGMTPQTTPMAPPASRLVLVVADGLRADSLFTPLPDGSSRAPYLRNVMEEMGTWGVSHTRVPTESRPGHVALIAGFYEDVSAVAKGWKENPVEFDSVFNESRHTWCWGSPDILPMFAKGASGDHVYTHTYPAAEEDFASTDASRLDSWVFTQVKSFFQSAKSNSSLRASLLEDKNILFLHLLGIDTNGHAHRPMSKEYLDNIGLVDTGVAELVSVVEDFFDHDARTAYVFTSDHGMTNWGSHGAGHPSETLTPLVAWGAGVKNAHKITAAQSYNDGYLQDWKLEHLRRVDVNQADIAPLMASLIGVPFPVNSVGVLPLLYLNNSAQFKAESMYTNAIQVLEQYKMKMAQKKETTLSFLFTPYQLLTESKQAEFFHKARILIQLEKYDDVISLCRSLISNALEGLVYYHTYDRFFLGCSVVLGFVGWTSYVVLVILKTHASLDRHPSVLNQNRSHTLGRLCICVTVVITVFLLIQRSPVTYYIYCLLPVPVWYSVLKEYRTLTDLVRSAPSLPLWKCLGYFVLVAFGIELLVVSFFHRAMLTVGLAVLSLWPFLSGLFGKAKFRSVSWCMGCLCLATFPLMPVVGREPNTHLVTCAGVLSLFTSACYLWSALQRAPLHLSDRQQFITQMLHVAVCAYVPSLTHSSLQQKQGLPLLNQIISWTTLASSMLVPLLSSTRIFHRLLSIFLSLSATYLLLSTGSEALFPPVLSWLMFVWINIEQEAMLAQGVSGRQELSTIDFSANIDITKIRQLKLDDIRRSYFFVFFIITAFFGTGNIASINSFDPASVYCFLTVFNPFIMGGLMMWKVIIPFIIVMCTFETIQVATQLSSRSLFLIVLVISDLMALHFFFLVQDYGSWLDIGTSISHYVIVMSMTIFLMLLSVVTHIFTSQRLVLWKRRKTHFP, via the exons ATGAGGATGATCACCTTCCTCCTGGTGGGACTGATAGTCCACGTGGTCTTCTTCGTCTCCATCTTTGACATCTACTTCACCTCTCCCCTGGTCCACGGCATGACCCCCCAGACCACACCGATGGCACCCCCCGCCTCCAGACTGGTGTTGGTGGTGGCCGATGGTCTCAGAGCGGACAGTCTCTTCACACCGCTTCCAGACGGCTCATCGAGAGCACCATACTTAAG GAATGTGATGGAGGAGATGGGTACCTGGGGTGTTTCGCACACACGCGTGCCCACTGAGTCTCGTCCGGGTCATGTTGCTCTCATTGCTGGTTTCTATGAGGATGTTAGTGCTGTTGCTAAAG GGTGGAAGGAGAATCCTGTAGAGTTTGACTCTGTGTTCAATGAAAGCAGACACACCTGGTGCTGGGGCAGCCCTGACATTCTGCCGATGTTTGCTAAAG GTGCCAGTGGAGACCATGTGTATACCCACACCTACCCAGCAGCGGAGGAAGACTTCGCCTCCACAGACGCCTCCAGGCTGGACAGCTGGGTGTTCACTCAAGTCAAA TCATTCTTCCAGTCAGCGAAGTCTAACTCCAGTCTGAGGGCCAGTCTGCTGGAGGATAAGAACATCTTATTCCTGCACCTGCTGGGCATCGACACAAATGGACATGCTCACAGACCAATGTCGAA GGAGTACCTTGACAATATTGGTCTAGTAGACACTGGTGTGGCTGAGCTGGTGTCTGTGGTGGAAGACTTCTTTGATCATGATGCTAGAACAGCGTATGTGTTCACCTCCGATCACGGCATGACAAACTGGG GTTCCCACGGAGCAGGCCATCCCTCTGAGACACTCACACCTTTAGTGGCGTGGGGAGCCGGAGTTAAAAATGCCCACAAAATCACTGCAGCCCAATCCTACAACGATGGATACTTACAAG ATTGGAAATTGGAGCACCTTCGAAGAGTTGACGTCAATCAA GCAGACATCGCTCCCCTCATGGCTTCTCTCATTGGTGTGCCCTTTCCTGTTAACTCAGTT GGTGTGTTACCTCTTCTCTACCTTAACAACAGTGCCCAGTTCAAGGCGGAGAGCATGTACACTAATGCTATTCAAGTACTGGAGCAGTACAAG atGAAAATGGCCCAGAAAAAGGAGACCACTTTATCATTTCTTTTCACCCCATACCA ACTCCTGACTGAGTCAAAACAGGCAGAATTCTTCCACAAGGCCAGAATACTGATTCAGCTGGAGAAGTATGACGATGTT ATCTCTCTGTGCCGCTCTCTGATATCTAATGCTCTGGAGGGCCTGGTGTACTACCACACCTACGACAGGTTCTTCCTGGGTTGCAGTGTGGTCCTCGGGTTTGTAGGCTGGACCTCATATGTTGTGCTGGTGATATTGAAGACTCATGCTAGCCTCGACCGACACCCCAGCGTCCTCAATCAG AATCGCAGCCACACGTTGGGGAGgctgtgtatctgtgtgacGGTGGTGATCACTGTGTTCCTGCTTATCCAAAGGAGCCCCGTTACCTACTATATTTACTGCCTGCTACCTGTCCCTGTGTGGTACTCTGTGCTAAAAga GTATAGGACTCTGACAGATTTGGTTCGCTCGGCTCCCTCTCTGCCACTGTGGAAATGTCTTGGCTATTTTGTGCTGGTGGCGTTTGGGATCGAGCTACTG GTGGTGAGTTTCTTCCATCGCGCCATGCTGACTGTGGGCCTGGCTGTGCTCTCGCTCTGGCCCTTCCTCTCTGGACTTTTTGGAAAAGCCAAG TTCCGTTCAGTGAGCTGGTGTATGGGCTGTCTGTGTCTGGCAACGTTCCCCCTGATGCCTGTGGTGGGCAGAGAGCCTAACACACATCTGGT TACCTGTGCAGGtgtgctctctctcttcacCTCCGCCTGCTACCTGTGGTCAGCGCTGCAGAGAGCTCCGCTGCACCTCAGTGACAGGCAGCAGTTTATCACCCAG ATGCTCCATGTGGCAGTGTGTGCGTACGTGCCGTCCCTCACACACTCCAgcctgcagcagaaacagggCCTGCCGCTTCTGAACCAGATCATCAGCTGGACCACGTTAG CGTCTTCCATGCTGGTGCCGTTGTTGAGCTCCACACGCATCTTCCACCGTCTCCTCAGCATATTCCTCTCCCTCTCAGCCACATACCTGCTGCTCAGCACCGG GTCTGAGGCATTGTTCCCCCCTGTGCTATCATGGCTGATGTTTGTGTGGATCAACATTGAACAGGAAGCCATGCTCGCTCAGGGCGTCTCTGGCAGACAAGAG CTCTCCACTATTGACTTCTCTGCAAACATCGACATCACCAAGATCCGACAACTGAAGTTGGACGACATCAGAagatcttattttttt GTATTCTTTATAATAACAGCGTTCTTCGGCACAGGGAACATAGCTTCCATTAACAG TTTCGACCCAGCTTCTGTTTATTGTTTCCTCACCGTCTTTAACCCCTTCATCATGGGAGGGCTGATGATGTGGAAG gTTATCATTCCATTCATTATAGTGATGTGTACTTTTGAGACCATCCAGGTTGCAACACAGCTCTCATCAAGAAG TCTGTTCCTTATTGTCCTGGTCATCTCGGACTTGATGGCTCTG CACTTTTTCTTCCTGGTGCAGGACTACGGCAGCTGGTTGGACATTGGAACAAG caTCAGCCATTATGTGATAGTGATGTCGATGACCATCTTCCTGATGTTGCTCAGCGTggtcacacacattttcacctcACAAAGACTTGTTCTGTGGAAGAGGCGCAAGACACATTTCCCCTAA
- the LOC134883776 gene encoding probable G-protein coupled receptor 141 isoform X2 — MMTSNFSMSPSNSSDTKDYHTVLLVINSVVLLSGIISLSLMIHIMRFSAKSITSTAVLNLIFTHFVFLLTVPFRIYYYATQDWKLGHEWCRVISGMIHIHMYMSFLFYVIILVTRLLSFYYNYEVVASFQRFHGLLVSGVVWTVVLVVVPCIMCFAYGKKDVIPSSGGDRNTTQCFKFGKNIGDNAKVFNYIVSTLIILVAAVLTGLQANVLRVLYKKHREGCSSQQDFGAQQKSLCFALVMVVCFIPYHMFRLKYINDIYLENVNEVFLTLTTFNCLDMLTFLGRRTWFMCCPKVAF, encoded by the coding sequence ATGATGACCTCAAACTTCTCAATGAGCCCCTCAAACTCCTCGGATACTAAAGACTACCACACAGTCCTCCTGGTCATCAACTCAGTGGTTCTACTCAGCGGCATCATCAGCCTGAGCCTGATGATACACATCATGAGGTTCAGTGCCAAATCCATCACCTCCACCGCTGTGCTCAACCTCATCTTCACCCactttgtcttcctcctcactgTGCCCTTCAGGATTTACTATTACGCCACTCAAGATTGGAAGCTGGGCCACGAGTGGTGCAGAGTGATCAGCGGCATGATCCACATCCATATGTATATGTCATTTCTGTTCTACGTGATCATCCTCGTCACACGCTTGTTGTCATTCTACTACAACTATGAGGTCGTGGCTTCCTTCCAGAGATTTCACGGTCTCCTCGTCAGTGGAGTGGTGTGGACGGTGGTGCTCGTTGTGGTCCCTTGCATCATGTGTTTTGCCTATGGCAAGAAAGATGTAATTCCAAGCAGTGGAGGCGACAGAAATACCACTCAGTGCTTCAAATTTGGCAAAAACATAGGAGATAATGCAAAGGTGTTCAACTACATCGTAAGCACACTCATCATATTGGTAGCTGCAGTGCTGACAGGCCTCCAAGCCAACGTCCTGAGGGTTTTATACAAGAAGCACCGCGAGGGGTGCAGCTCCCAGCAGGACTTCGGGGCTCAGCAGAAGAGTCTGTGCTTCGCTCTCGTCATGGTCGTCTGCTTCATCCCCTACCACATGTTCCGGCTGAAATACATAAATGATATCTACCTGGAGAACGTCAACGAGGTGTTTCTGACTCTGACCACTTTCAATTGTTTGGACATGCTCACCTTCTTGGGCAGGAGAACCTGGTTCATGTGCTGCCCCAAAGTGGCTTTTTGA